In Cherax quadricarinatus isolate ZL_2023a chromosome 28, ASM3850222v1, whole genome shotgun sequence, a single window of DNA contains:
- the LOC128693146 gene encoding uncharacterized protein: MWRLAPMGDAQVTVLLPRDTDSMIIQREVDAVREWLSSGKQFHIMRDHPKHDSLLLAGLWGVRWGPDLTGPAARNQDMGNTGFPAYHKDSDTVELAVQRLNSNPTRPAARKDNLSTTAFAARNQDSWSAGFTSGNHDLDYTQYHGYFLTVLRDDMMTLAKRKKAQNYGGDQRILDKIMWPVIKGHALTHDSYRCGQYEKDSIPWPTQRVDGLFVGCRRFKKNFENENIMEECPEKCRPPEHPDWLYC, translated from the exons ATGTGGCGCCTGGCTCCCATGGGGGACGCCCAGGTGACCGTCCTCCTGCCCAGAGACACTGACTCAATG ATAATTCAGCGTGAAGTGGATGCTGTGAGGGAGTGGCTGTCGTCAGGCAAACAGTTCCACATCATGCGAGATCATCCCAAACATGACTCTCTTCTCTTGGCTGGTTTGTGGGGCGTCCGCTGGGGTCCTGATCTCACCGGACCTGCTGCCCGAAACCAGGACATGGGCAACACCGGATTTCCTGCTTATCACAAGGATTCGGATACAGTCGAACTTGCTGTCCAAAGATTGAATTCCAATCCAACCAGACCCGCTGCCCGAAAAGATAATCTCAGCACCACTGCATTCGCCGCCCGAAACCAGGACTCTTGGTCAGCCGGATTCACTTCAGGAAACCATGATTTGGACTATACACAATACCACGGCTATTTCCTGACAGTCCTCAGGGACGACATGATGACGCTAGCTAAGAGGAAAAAGGCCCAGAATTATGGAGGCGATCAGCGCATACTAGAC AAGATCATGTGGCCAGTCATAAAAGGTCACGCGTTGACCCATGACAGCTACAGGTGTGGGCAGTATGAGAAGGACTCCATACCCTGGCCTACTCAGAGGGTGGACGGTCTTTTTGTTGGCTGCCGCAG aTTTAAGAAAAATTTTGAGAACGAGAATATTATGGAGGAATGTCCAGAGAAGTGTCGACCACCAGAGCATCCTGACTGGCTGTACTGTTGA